The following proteins are co-located in the Verrucomicrobiia bacterium genome:
- the rfbA gene encoding glucose-1-phosphate thymidylyltransferase RfbA, which yields MKGIILAGGAGSRLYPLTLVASKQLQPVYDKPMVYYPLTTLVENGIREICLISTPHDLPRFKQLLGDGSQWGITLEYREQAKPEGIAQAFLIAESFIGNDSVTLILGDNIFYGGDVFSKAFSEFKSGAVIFGYHVNDPRRYGVVEFDETGKAISIEEKPKVPKSSYAVPGLYIYDNQVVPLVKAQKPSARGELEITDLNVAYLNRGIMKVYGLARGFAWLDAGTSSSLHEASSYVLTIERRQGVKIGCPEEAAFRRGFISLDQLAELCTRIPQCEYREYLESVVAEAKRLKSGGVL from the coding sequence ATGAAAGGCATCATTCTCGCCGGTGGCGCAGGGTCGCGGCTTTATCCGCTGACGCTGGTGGCAAGCAAGCAGTTGCAGCCCGTTTACGACAAGCCGATGGTCTATTATCCGCTGACCACGCTCGTCGAGAACGGCATCCGTGAGATCTGCCTCATCTCCACGCCGCACGACCTGCCCCGCTTCAAACAATTGCTAGGCGATGGCAGCCAGTGGGGCATCACACTGGAATATCGCGAACAGGCCAAGCCCGAGGGCATCGCGCAAGCCTTCCTCATCGCCGAATCGTTCATCGGTAATGACAGCGTGACGCTCATCCTCGGTGACAACATTTTCTATGGTGGCGATGTCTTCTCCAAGGCGTTCAGTGAATTCAAAAGCGGTGCCGTCATCTTCGGTTATCACGTGAATGATCCGCGCCGCTATGGCGTGGTGGAATTTGACGAAACCGGCAAAGCCATCTCCATTGAAGAGAAGCCGAAGGTGCCGAAGAGCAGCTACGCGGTGCCTGGCCTCTATATTTACGACAACCAGGTGGTTCCCCTGGTGAAAGCGCAAAAGCCTTCCGCCCGTGGCGAACTGGAAATCACCGATTTGAACGTGGCCTATCTGAATCGCGGGATTATGAAGGTCTATGGCCTCGCACGCGGCTTTGCCTGGCTGGATGCGGGCACGAGCAGCAGCTTGCATGAAGCCTCCTCGTACGTGCTGACCATCGAGCGCCGCCAAGGTGTGAAAATCGGCTGCCCGGAGGAAGCGGCGTTCCGTCGCGGCTTCATCTCGCTCGATCAACTGGCGGAACTCTGCACGCGCATCCCGCAGTGCGAGTATCGCGAGTATCTGGAAAGCGTCGTGGCGGAAGCGAAACGTTTGAAATCGGGAGGTGTGTTGTGA